In Anticarsia gemmatalis isolate Benzon Research Colony breed Stoneville strain chromosome 4, ilAntGemm2 primary, whole genome shotgun sequence, one DNA window encodes the following:
- the GTPBP1 gene encoding GTP-binding protein 1, with protein sequence MDSIPESPVKSSPLAEPEGYLPESETDYSSIRGKMVLVSPTADEYELLRKQLLERMETGNGEIIYDIGQGEDGRGLTEDEYSASVATLQSLVSGERVSCVELRRWDCGSGLTGQYLLRTQLDHTDFMEIRVAVVGNVDAGKSTLLGVLTHGELDNGRGYARQRLFRHKHEMESGRTSSVGNDILGFDSMGNVVNKPDHGTLDWVKICEKSSKVITFIDLAGHERYLKTTVFGMTGHAPDFGMLMIGANAGIVGMTKEHLGLALALSVPVFVVVTKIDMCPPNVLQDNLKMLIRILKSSGCRKVPVMVKTKDDVIVSATNFVSQRLCPIFQVSNVTGENLELLTMFLNLLKTRMPSQDDKPAEFQIDDTYSVPGVGTVVSGTTLAGVIRLNDTLLLGPDPLGRFTPITVKSIHRKRMPVPEVRGGQTASFALKKIKRSQIRKGMVMVSPALNPQACWQFEGEILVLHHPTTISSRYQAMVHCGSIRQTASILSMSRDCLRTGDKALVRFRFIKHPEYLKRGQRMVFREGRTKAVGNVLRPEPATQKPQPRNNTNTRHDRRNTSQQHAPANEHAPHVQESDVTAVDSPFEVQSDKRGAAAGGGSGAGGASSGGRRPRKRHDKPPDQPPVAAAAAN encoded by the exons ATGGATAGCATCCCCGAGTCACCGGTGAAGTCGAGCCCGCTCGCGGAGCCTGAGGGCTACCTGCCTGAGAGCGAGACTGATTACTCCAGTATCAGAGGAAAG ATGGTGCTAGTGAGCCCTACTGCTGATGAGTATGAGTTGCTGAGAAAGCAACTGCTAGAAAGAATGGAAACAGGAAATGGAGAGATCATTTATGATATTGGACAAGGAGAAG ATGGTCGTGGTCTAACGGAGGACGAGTACAGCGCGTCGGTAGCGACGCTGCAGTCGCTGGTGAGCGGCGAGCGCGTGTCGTGCGTGGAGCTGCGGCGCTGGGACTGCGGCTCCGGCCTCACGGGACAGTACTTGCTGCGCACGCAGCTCGACCACACCGACTTTATGGAGATCAG AGTGGCAGTAGTGGGTAACGTGGACGCGGGCAAGTCGACTCTGCTGGGAGTGCTGACGCACGGCGAGCTGGACAACGGGCGAGGGTACGCGCGACAGCGCCTGTTCCGCCACAAGCACGAGATGGAGAGCGGCCGCACCAGCTCCGTGGGCAACGATATACTTGGCTTCGATAGTATGG GTAACGTGGTGAACAAGCCGGACCACGGCACGCTGGACTGGGTGAAGATCTGCGAGAAGTCGTCCAAGGTGATCACGTTCATCGACCTGGCGGGCCACGAGCGGTACCTCAAGACCACCGTGTTCGGCATGACCGGACACGCGCCTGACTTCGGCATGCTCATG ATTGGCGCCAACGCTGGTATAGTAGGCATGACAAAAGAACATCTTGGACTGGCCCTGGCCCTCTCTGTTCCCGTGTTCGTGGTCGTGACGAAGATAGACATGTGCCCCCCCAACGTACTGCAGGACAATCTCAAGATGCTGATCAGGATCCTCAAGTCTTCCGGCTGCAGGAAGGTGCCCGTCATGGTCAAGACGAAAGACGATGTTATTGTTAGCGCCACTAATTTTGTTTCACAGAG GCTATGTCCAATATTCCAAGTATCAAACGTGACCGGAGAGAACCTGGAGCTGCTCACGATGTTCCTCAACCTGCTGAAGACGCGCATGCCGTCGCAGGACGATAAACCTGCCGAGTTCCAGATCGACGACACTTATTCCGTACCG GGTGTGGGCACAGTGGTGTCGGGCACGACGCTGGCGGGCGTGATCCGGCTCAACGACACGCTGCTGCTGGGCCCCGACCCACTGGGCCGCTTCACGCCCATCACCGTCAAGAGCATCCACCGCAAGCGCATGCCCGTGCCCGAGGTGCGCGGCGGACAGACCGCCAGCTTCGCGCTCAAGAAG ATAAAACGATCTCAGATACGGAAAGGCATGGTGATGGTGTCTCCGGCGCTGAACCCTCAGGCTTGCTGGCAGTTCGAGGGAGAGATACTGGTGCTGCACCATCCCACCACTATATCATCCAGATATCAGGCTATGG TACACTGTGGGAGCATTCGTCAGACGGCGTCGATTCTGTCGATGTCCCGCGACTGCCTGCGCACCGGCGACAAGGCGCTCGTCCGGTTCCGCTTCATCAAACACCCCGAGTACCTCAAGCGTGGACAGAGGATG GTGTTCCGTGAAGGTCGTACGAAAGCTGTAGGCAACGTGCTGCGGCCCGAGCCCGCCACGCAGAAGCCGCAGCCGCGGAACAACACCAACACGCGGCACGACCGGCGCAACACCTCGCAGCAACATGCTCCCGCGAACGAACACGCGCCACACGTT CAAGAAAGCGACGTGACGGCTGTAGACTCGCCCTTCGAGGTGCAGTCGGACaagcgcggcgcggcggcgggcggcggcagcggcgcgggcggcgcgtcGAGCGGGGGGCGGCGCCCGCGCAAGCGCCACGACAAGCCCCCCGACCAGCCGcccgtcgccgccgccgccgccaacTAA
- the MED9 gene encoding mediator complex subunit 9 — MMENNTDHSEQNNFSPIAVQDVDVDFLPIVYEIIRSVERDFHDNSALKARESQECSQRVLELQKKFEVARSQIKRLTGIDYNKQDQLKQFEILRTQLRLKRELLQKYRNMCSFETSFK, encoded by the exons ATGATGGAAAACAATACAGATCATTCTGAACAAAACAATTTCAGCCCCATAGCTGTGCAAGACGTAGATGTAGACTTTTTGCCAATTGTTTACGAAATAATACGAAG tGTCGAGAGAGACTTCCATGACAACTCTGCGCTCAAAGCAAGGGAATCTCAGGAGTGCAGTCAAAGAGTACTAGAACTGCAAAAAAAATTTGAAGTTGCCCGTAGTCAA ATAAAGAGGTTGACTGGCATAGACTACAACAAGCAAGACCAGCTGAAACAGTTTGAGATCCTCAGAACTCAACTGAGGCTCAAGAGAGAGCTCCTGCAGAAGTACCGGAATATGTGCTCTTTTGAAACTTCATTTAAGTGA
- the LOC142972176 gene encoding protein NCBP2AS2 homolog yields the protein MPLRALLRYLANNEQLVQRLAESYPVRRAAQLAVSVFYRGKEKMEHMNPQQLNRFMSFLKRFSSNVKEGIQDAKKQIKK from the coding sequence ATGCCTCTCAGAGCTTTACTCAGATACTTAGCCAACAATGAACAACTGGTGCAGAGACTGGCAGAGTCATACCCTGTGAGGAGAGCTGCACAGCTGGCTGTATCTGTATTCTACAGAGGGAAGGAGAAAATGGAACACATGAACCCTCAACAGCTAAACAGATTCATGTCATTCCTTAAAAGATTCAGTTCTAATGTAAAGGAAGGCATACAAGATGCTAAGAAACAAATCAAGAAGTGA